Proteins encoded in a region of the Pseudomonas sp. PDNC002 genome:
- the lldD gene encoding FMN-dependent L-lactate dehydrogenase LldD: MIISASTDYRAAAQRKLPPFLFHYADGGAYAERTLRNNVDDLANIALRQRVLKNMSELSLETKLFDETLSMPIALAPVGLTGMYARRGEVQAARAAAAKGIPFTMSTVSVCPIEEVAPAIDRPMWFQLYVLKDRGFMRNALERAKAAGVKTLVFTVDMPVPGARYRDAHAGMSGPNAPLRRVWQAMTHPAWALDVGLLGKPHDLGNISKYRGNPTGLADYIGWLGANFDPSISWKDLEWIREFWDGPMIIKGILDPEDAKDAVKFGADGIVVSNHGGRQLDGVLSSARALPAIADAVKGDLKILADSGIRNGLDVVRMIALGADTVLIGRAFLYALATHGEAGVKNLLDLFEKEMRVAMVLTGAKSISEITKDSLVRELGA, translated from the coding sequence ATGATCATCTCTGCCTCTACCGACTACCGCGCCGCCGCCCAACGCAAGCTGCCGCCGTTCCTCTTCCACTACGCCGACGGCGGCGCCTACGCCGAACGCACGCTGCGCAACAACGTCGACGACCTGGCCAACATCGCCCTGCGCCAGCGGGTGTTGAAGAACATGTCCGAGCTGAGCCTGGAAACGAAGCTGTTCGACGAGACGCTGAGCATGCCCATCGCCCTGGCGCCGGTCGGCCTGACCGGCATGTACGCCCGGCGTGGAGAAGTACAGGCAGCCCGCGCGGCCGCCGCGAAGGGCATTCCCTTCACGATGTCCACGGTGTCGGTCTGCCCCATAGAGGAAGTCGCCCCGGCTATCGACCGGCCCATGTGGTTCCAGCTCTATGTGCTCAAGGACCGCGGCTTCATGCGCAACGCGTTGGAGCGCGCCAAGGCCGCTGGCGTGAAGACCCTGGTGTTCACCGTGGACATGCCGGTGCCCGGCGCCCGCTACCGTGACGCCCACGCCGGCATGAGCGGCCCGAACGCGCCGCTGCGTCGCGTCTGGCAGGCCATGACCCATCCGGCCTGGGCGCTGGACGTCGGCCTGCTGGGCAAGCCCCACGACCTGGGCAACATCTCCAAGTACCGCGGCAACCCTACCGGCCTGGCCGACTACATCGGCTGGCTGGGCGCCAACTTCGACCCGTCCATCTCCTGGAAGGACCTGGAGTGGATCCGCGAGTTCTGGGACGGCCCGATGATCATCAAGGGCATCCTCGACCCGGAAGATGCCAAGGACGCGGTGAAGTTCGGCGCCGACGGCATCGTCGTCTCCAACCACGGTGGCCGCCAGCTCGACGGCGTGCTATCCAGCGCCCGTGCGCTGCCGGCAATCGCCGACGCGGTGAAGGGCGACCTGAAGATCCTTGCCGATTCCGGCATTCGCAATGGCCTGGACGTGGTGCGGATGATCGCCCTGGGCGCCGACACGGTGCTCATCGGCCGCGCCTTCCTCTACGCCCTGGCCACCCACGGCGAAGCCGGCGTGAAGAACCTGCTGGACCTGTTCGAGAAGGAAATGCGCGTGGCCATGGTGCTCACCGGCGCCAAGTCCATCAGCGAGATCACCAAGGATTCCCTGGTACGCGAACTGGGCGCCTGA
- a CDS encoding ATP-binding protein, with translation MNGAPRRAGSISRRLLLTLIGGVSLLWLVAGLFTYHLTRQQVNHLYDQDMIDFGQAALSLVDIADSIDPEPTAPDDILSRSRKAIEGLPLIHREATLGYSIWYMGKPLLTTPSSPAGLDQQPLGFSDLQQDDHSYRVLQIASTGPDQVRIWVYEDLHYRSKTLRLLLFSALFPLLLALPLFAVLVWFGVRQGLAPLRSLIVQVHQRTAHSLHPLALNRAPVEVHSLVSELNLLLERLNSAMEAERRLTSDAAHEIRTPLASLRTHAQVALRSSDPAAHAHGLAQVSRSVERISALMEQILLLARLDAEELHEIFRPVDLGLLAEDTIADLAPQAIDKHIELTLDSQGASLHGVEAWLGLLLTNLVGNALRYTPEGGRVAVSLESSAEKLLLWVRDNGPGVAPAEHAAIFTRFYRSPSVASSNGSGLGLPIVKRIVEIHRGRISLHEGLDGAGLGVCVELPTNVAQ, from the coding sequence TTGAACGGAGCCCCCCGCCGCGCCGGCTCCATCAGCCGTCGCCTGCTGCTGACGCTGATCGGCGGCGTGTCACTGCTCTGGCTGGTGGCCGGGCTGTTCACCTACCACCTCACCCGGCAGCAGGTGAACCACCTCTATGACCAGGACATGATCGACTTCGGCCAGGCCGCGCTGAGCCTGGTCGACATCGCTGACTCCATCGACCCCGAACCCACCGCACCGGACGACATCCTCTCCCGCAGCCGCAAGGCTATCGAAGGACTGCCGCTGATCCACCGCGAGGCCACGCTGGGCTACTCCATCTGGTACATGGGCAAGCCCCTGCTGACCACCCCCAGCTCGCCCGCCGGGCTCGACCAGCAACCACTGGGTTTCTCCGACCTGCAGCAGGATGACCACAGTTACCGCGTGCTGCAGATCGCTTCCACCGGCCCCGATCAGGTTCGCATCTGGGTCTACGAAGACCTCCACTACCGTTCCAAGACACTGCGCCTGTTGCTGTTCAGTGCGTTGTTTCCCCTGCTGCTGGCGTTGCCACTCTTCGCCGTGCTGGTGTGGTTCGGCGTCCGCCAGGGCCTCGCGCCGTTACGCAGCCTGATCGTCCAGGTTCATCAGCGTACCGCCCACAGCCTCCATCCGCTGGCGCTGAATCGCGCCCCGGTGGAAGTACACAGCCTGGTCAGCGAATTGAATCTGCTGCTCGAACGCCTGAATTCCGCGATGGAGGCAGAACGCCGGCTGACCAGCGACGCCGCCCATGAAATCCGCACACCGCTGGCCAGCCTGCGCACCCATGCCCAGGTGGCGTTGCGCTCCTCCGATCCGGCGGCCCACGCCCATGGCCTGGCGCAGGTCAGCCGCAGTGTCGAGCGCATCAGCGCACTGATGGAGCAGATCCTCCTGCTGGCCCGCCTGGACGCCGAAGAGCTGCACGAGATCTTCCGGCCGGTCGACCTGGGATTGCTCGCCGAAGACACGATCGCCGACCTGGCTCCGCAAGCCATCGACAAGCACATCGAATTGACCCTCGACAGCCAAGGCGCCAGCCTGCACGGCGTCGAGGCATGGCTGGGGCTGTTGCTCACCAACCTGGTCGGCAACGCCCTGCGCTATACCCCCGAGGGCGGGCGGGTGGCCGTGAGTCTGGAAAGCAGCGCCGAAAAGCTTCTGCTCTGGGTCCGCGACAACGGCCCCGGCGTGGCACCCGCCGAGCACGCGGCGATCTTCACCCGCTTCTATCGCAGCCCCAGCGTCGCCAGCAGCAACGGCAGCGGGCTGGGCCTGCCCATCGTCAAACGCATCGTGGAAATCCACCGAGGCCGCATCAGCCTGCACGAAGGGCTGGATGGCGCAGGCCTGGGCGTCTGCGTCGAACTCCCGACCAACGTCGCCCAATAA
- a CDS encoding response regulator codes for MRILLAEDDQLLGDGIRAGLGLEGDTVDWVNDGVAAEQALETDEFDLLVLDLGLPRKDGLEVLRSLRRRGDLTPVLILTARDKVADRVAGLDAGADDYLTKPFDLDELLARVRALTRRHTGRAAPLLQHGELVLDPATHQVSLSGAPVELAPREYALLRLLLEQRGKVLSRARLVEALYGWDGDLESNAIEVHIHHLRRKLGNSLIRTVRGIGYGIDRLEGASSS; via the coding sequence ATGAGAATCCTGTTGGCAGAAGACGACCAGCTACTGGGCGATGGCATCCGCGCCGGCCTGGGCCTGGAAGGCGATACCGTGGACTGGGTGAATGACGGCGTGGCCGCCGAGCAGGCGCTGGAGACCGACGAGTTCGACCTGCTGGTGCTCGACCTCGGCCTGCCGCGCAAGGATGGCCTGGAAGTGCTGCGCAGCCTGCGCCGGCGCGGCGACCTGACGCCGGTGCTGATCCTCACCGCCCGCGACAAGGTAGCCGACCGCGTGGCCGGCCTCGATGCCGGCGCCGACGACTACCTGACCAAACCCTTCGACCTCGACGAACTGCTCGCCCGCGTACGCGCCCTTACGCGCCGGCACACCGGACGCGCCGCGCCGCTGTTGCAGCACGGCGAACTGGTGCTGGACCCGGCCACCCACCAGGTCAGCCTCTCCGGCGCGCCAGTGGAACTGGCCCCACGCGAATACGCCCTGCTGAGATTGCTGCTGGAACAGCGCGGCAAGGTACTTTCCCGCGCCCGCCTGGTAGAAGCGCTCTACGGCTGGGATGGCGACCTGGAAAGCAATGCCATCGAAGTCCACATCCATCACCTGCGGCGCAAGCTGGGCAACAGCCTGATTCGCACCGTGCGCGGCATCGGCTACGGCATCGACCGCCTCGAAGGCGCCAGCTCGTCTTGA
- a CDS encoding sodium:calcium antiporter, with protein sequence MLTFILELLGMLLVILIAAELFTNALEHFGERLGISEGVTGSLFAAVGTALPETLIPLLALFAGTSNISLNEEVGVGAILGAPLMLSTLSTCLMACFAWRARGLFGRVRPERTGLKRDLNFFLIAFSFATLAMFVPAELRSVRIVLSVLLVLTYIAYITLTLRASRSLVDDGHGTEADHHMYLSRIGLPTNLATILLQLLLGLGLLVLGAKGFIHGVEGLSNLLGISALLLSLLIIPIATELPEKINSILWVRRGKDTLAFGNISGAMVFQGTLLPAIGILLTPWQPRIEVLTGVLITLGAALWLRINAQRGGGLPIWVLLLNGALYAAYLGITLSR encoded by the coding sequence ATGCTGACCTTCATCCTCGAACTGCTCGGCATGCTGTTGGTGATCCTGATCGCCGCCGAACTCTTCACCAATGCGCTGGAACACTTCGGCGAACGCTTGGGGATTTCCGAAGGCGTCACCGGCTCGCTGTTCGCCGCCGTCGGCACCGCGCTGCCGGAGACCCTGATCCCGCTGCTGGCCCTGTTCGCCGGCACCAGCAACATCAGCCTCAACGAGGAAGTCGGCGTCGGCGCCATCCTCGGCGCGCCGTTGATGCTCTCCACCCTGTCCACCTGCCTGATGGCCTGCTTTGCCTGGCGCGCCCGCGGCCTGTTCGGACGAGTCCGCCCCGAGCGCACGGGACTGAAGCGCGACCTGAACTTCTTCCTGATCGCCTTCAGCTTCGCCACCCTCGCGATGTTCGTGCCCGCTGAATTGCGCTCTGTTCGCATCGTCCTCAGCGTGCTGCTGGTGCTGACCTACATCGCCTACATCACCCTGACCCTGCGCGCCTCCCGGAGCCTGGTGGACGATGGCCACGGCACCGAGGCCGACCACCACATGTACCTCTCGCGCATCGGCCTGCCGACCAACCTCGCCACCATCCTACTGCAGTTGCTGCTGGGCCTGGGCCTGCTGGTGCTGGGCGCCAAGGGCTTCATCCACGGCGTGGAAGGCCTCTCGAACCTGCTGGGCATCTCCGCACTGCTGCTGTCGCTGCTGATCATCCCCATCGCCACGGAGCTGCCGGAAAAGATCAACAGCATCCTCTGGGTGCGCCGCGGCAAGGACACCCTGGCCTTCGGCAACATCAGCGGCGCCATGGTGTTCCAGGGCACGCTGCTGCCCGCCATCGGCATCCTGCTCACGCCCTGGCAGCCGCGTATAGAAGTGCTCACCGGCGTGCTGATCACCCTCGGCGCGGCGCTCTGGCTGCGGATCAACGCCCAACGGGGCGGCGGCCTGCCCATCTGGGTGCTGCTGCTCAACGGCGCGCTGTACGCCGCCTATCTGGGTATCACCCTGTCACGCTGA
- a CDS encoding carboxyl transferase domain-containing protein — translation MPVSRLLIANRGEIAIRIARAASELGIHSLAIFAEDDAASLHTRQADQAAALKGRGASAYLDQQQIIDIALAHGCDAVHPGYGFLSENAEYARRCEAAGLTFVGPSAEILDVFGDKARARDLAREHGVALAAGSNRATSQEDAERFFRELPVGAGMMIKALAGGGGRGMRAVRSVEEIPDAYARCQAEARAAFGDDRLYVERLIQRARHIEVQVIGDGRVVSHLWERDCTLQRRNQKLLEIAPSPNLHPRLRGAILAAAVRLAEAVNYRGLGTFEFLLDEDSGDFVFMEANPRLQVEHTVTEAVTGIDLVQAQLRIAAGATLADLNLTQAEIPAPRGNALQLRINLESLASDGTPHLACGTLSAYEPPSGPGLRVDGYGYAGYRNSAGYDSLLAKLIVHGTGGYPQLVQRAYRALCEFRLEGVASNIPLLLNLLRQPAVADNQVTTRYIEEHLPALLGAQDHAHPHRFFSHAGAGPQAQRISEAPAGCVPLATPSAGVLVSLNVATGNAVAQGQTIAVVEAMKMEFEVKASASGIVHSLAATPGDSLGEGDALLFVEPADIQAQDSQSEAAIDLDAIRADLAEVLERHAIGLDERRPGAVAKRHKIGKRTTRENLADLLDDGSFIEYGALAIAAQRRRRSVEELIASSPADGLVSGLGSINAAQFGDEKARCLVLAYDYTVFAGTQGVMNHKKTDRMLHLAEQWRIPLVLYAEGGGGRPGDTDFVGVAGLDNMSFVGLARLSGLVPLVGVVSGRCFAGNAALLGCCDVIIATRDTSLGMAGPAMIEGGGLGKFAPEEVGPSDVQSANGVIDVLVQDEAEATRIARQYLAYFQGDTADWQCADQRLLRHAVPENRLRVYDIRQVIEQLADSDSVLELRRGFAAGMVTALVRIEGKPFGLIANNPMHLGGAIDAEAGDKAARFMQLCDAFDLPIISLCDTPGFMVGPEAEKTGTVRHVSRMFVTAASLTVPFFTVVLRKGYGLGAQAMAAGSFHAALFTVAWPSGEFGAMGLEGAIRLGYAKELAAVEDAQERQALFDKLVAAAYRNGKGLNMASYLEIDDVIDPADTRRWLLRGLASTPRPAPRQGKKRPLIDTW, via the coding sequence ATGCCCGTGTCCCGCCTGCTCATCGCCAACCGTGGCGAGATCGCCATCCGCATCGCCCGCGCCGCCTCCGAGCTGGGCATCCACAGCCTGGCGATCTTCGCCGAGGACGATGCCGCCTCGCTGCATACGCGCCAGGCCGACCAGGCTGCGGCTCTGAAAGGACGTGGCGCCAGCGCCTACCTCGACCAGCAGCAGATCATCGACATCGCCCTGGCCCACGGCTGCGATGCGGTGCATCCGGGCTATGGCTTCCTCTCCGAAAACGCCGAATACGCCCGCCGCTGCGAAGCCGCCGGGCTGACCTTCGTCGGCCCATCCGCCGAGATTCTCGATGTGTTCGGCGACAAGGCCCGCGCCCGCGACCTGGCCCGCGAGCACGGTGTCGCGCTCGCCGCAGGCAGCAACCGCGCCACCTCGCAGGAGGATGCCGAGCGCTTCTTCCGCGAGCTGCCCGTCGGCGCCGGCATGATGATCAAGGCTCTGGCCGGTGGCGGCGGACGTGGCATGCGCGCGGTGCGCAGCGTCGAGGAAATCCCCGACGCCTACGCCCGCTGCCAGGCTGAAGCCCGCGCGGCTTTTGGTGATGATCGCCTCTACGTCGAGCGCCTGATCCAGCGCGCCCGGCATATCGAAGTGCAGGTGATCGGCGACGGCCGCGTCGTCAGCCATCTCTGGGAGCGCGACTGCACCCTGCAGCGGCGCAACCAGAAGCTGCTGGAAATCGCCCCCAGCCCCAACCTGCATCCGCGTCTGCGCGGCGCCATCCTTGCCGCCGCCGTGCGCCTGGCCGAAGCGGTGAATTATCGTGGCCTGGGCACCTTCGAGTTCCTGCTGGACGAGGACAGTGGCGACTTCGTGTTCATGGAGGCCAACCCACGCCTGCAGGTGGAGCACACCGTCACCGAAGCGGTGACCGGCATTGATCTGGTCCAGGCACAACTGCGCATCGCCGCTGGCGCCACTCTGGCCGACCTGAACCTCACCCAGGCCGAAATTCCCGCCCCGCGCGGCAACGCCCTGCAACTGCGGATCAACCTGGAAAGCCTCGCCAGCGACGGCACGCCGCACCTGGCCTGCGGCACCCTCAGCGCCTACGAACCACCCAGCGGCCCCGGCCTGCGCGTGGACGGCTACGGCTACGCCGGCTACCGCAACAGCGCCGGCTACGACTCGCTGCTGGCGAAGCTGATCGTCCACGGCACGGGCGGTTATCCACAGCTGGTACAGCGCGCCTACCGCGCCCTCTGCGAGTTCCGTCTGGAAGGCGTTGCAAGCAATATCCCGCTGTTGCTCAACCTGCTGCGCCAGCCGGCGGTGGCGGACAACCAGGTCACCACGCGCTACATCGAAGAGCACCTGCCGGCGCTGTTGGGCGCTCAGGACCACGCGCACCCGCACCGTTTCTTCAGCCATGCCGGCGCCGGGCCACAAGCCCAGCGCATCAGCGAAGCGCCCGCCGGCTGCGTCCCGCTGGCAACGCCCAGCGCGGGCGTACTGGTCAGCTTGAATGTCGCGACGGGAAATGCCGTCGCCCAGGGCCAGACCATCGCGGTGGTTGAGGCCATGAAGATGGAATTCGAGGTGAAAGCCAGCGCCAGCGGCATCGTCCACAGCCTGGCCGCTACCCCCGGCGACAGCCTCGGCGAAGGCGACGCGCTGCTGTTCGTCGAACCGGCGGACATCCAGGCGCAGGACAGCCAGAGCGAGGCCGCCATCGACCTGGACGCCATCCGCGCCGACCTCGCCGAAGTCCTCGAACGCCACGCCATTGGCCTCGACGAGCGCCGTCCGGGCGCCGTCGCCAAGCGCCACAAGATCGGCAAGCGCACCACCCGTGAGAACCTCGCCGACCTGCTGGATGACGGTAGCTTCATCGAATACGGCGCGCTGGCCATCGCGGCGCAGCGTCGTCGTCGCAGCGTCGAGGAACTGATCGCCAGCAGCCCGGCCGACGGCCTGGTCAGCGGCCTGGGCAGTATCAACGCCGCGCAGTTCGGCGACGAGAAAGCACGCTGCCTGGTCCTGGCCTACGACTACACGGTGTTCGCCGGCACCCAGGGCGTGATGAACCACAAGAAAACCGACCGCATGCTGCACCTCGCCGAGCAATGGCGAATCCCGCTGGTGCTCTACGCCGAAGGTGGCGGCGGACGGCCGGGCGATACCGATTTCGTCGGCGTGGCCGGCCTGGACAACATGAGCTTCGTCGGCCTGGCGCGGCTCTCCGGCCTGGTGCCGCTGGTGGGAGTGGTCTCCGGCCGCTGCTTCGCCGGCAACGCCGCGCTGCTCGGCTGCTGCGACGTGATCATCGCCACCCGCGATACCAGCCTGGGCATGGCCGGCCCGGCGATGATCGAAGGCGGCGGCCTGGGCAAGTTCGCCCCCGAGGAGGTCGGCCCCAGCGACGTACAGAGCGCCAACGGCGTGATCGACGTGCTGGTGCAAGACGAAGCCGAAGCCACCCGCATCGCCCGCCAGTACCTCGCCTACTTCCAGGGCGACACCGCCGACTGGCAATGCGCCGACCAGCGCCTGCTGCGCCACGCGGTGCCGGAGAATCGCCTGCGCGTGTACGACATCCGCCAGGTCATCGAGCAACTGGCGGACAGCGACTCGGTACTGGAACTGCGCCGCGGCTTCGCCGCCGGCATGGTCACCGCGCTGGTGCGTATCGAAGGCAAACCCTTCGGCCTGATCGCCAACAACCCCATGCACCTGGGCGGCGCCATCGATGCCGAGGCCGGCGACAAGGCCGCGCGCTTCATGCAGCTGTGCGACGCCTTCGACCTGCCGATCATCTCGCTGTGCGACACCCCTGGCTTCATGGTCGGCCCGGAAGCGGAAAAGACCGGCACCGTGCGCCATGTCTCGCGCATGTTCGTCACCGCCGCCAGCCTCACCGTCCCGTTCTTCACCGTCGTGCTGCGCAAGGGTTACGGCCTGGGCGCGCAAGCGATGGCAGCGGGCAGCTTCCACGCGGCGCTGTTCACCGTCGCCTGGCCCAGCGGCGAATTCGGCGCCATGGGCCTGGAAGGCGCAATCCGCCTCGGCTACGCGAAGGAACTGGCCGCCGTGGAGGATGCGCAGGAGCGCCAGGCGCTGTTCGACAAACTGGTCGCCGCCGCCTACCGCAATGGCAAGGGTCTGAACATGGCGAGCTACCTGGAAATCGACGACGTCATCGACCCGGCCGATACCCGGCGCTGGCTGCTGCGCGGCCTGGCGTCGACTCCGCGACCGGCTCCGCGCCAAGGGAAAAAACGTCCGCTGATCGATACCTGGTAA
- a CDS encoding FAD-binding and (Fe-S)-binding domain-containing protein, producing the protein MSLPAAFLDTVEHLIPRERRFDDPLSTLAFGTDASFYRLIPKLVIRVESEDEVATLLKSAHAHQVAVTFRAAGTSLSGQAVSDSVLLVLGDNWNGRDIREGGTQIRLQPGVIGAQANAWLAPFGRKIGPDPASINACKIGGIVANNASGMCCGTAQNSYHTLAGLRLLLADGTLLDSELPESIAAFRESHGALLDQLAELGRQTRANTELAAKIRHKYRLKNTTGLSLNALVDYDEPLDILTHLMVGSEGTLGFISAVTYDTVPDHPHKASALIVFPDVETCCKAVTVLKQQPVSAVELLDRRSLRSVENMQGMPVWVKSLSEGACALLIESRAATQSLLHEQLAQISASIADYPVEKQVDFSEDPVVYNQLWRIRKDTFPAVGAVRETGTTVIIEDVTFPVEQLAEGVNRLIALFDKHGYDEAILFGHALEGNLHFVFTQGFETPAQIARYSAFMDDVAHLVAVEYGGSLKAEHGTGRNMAPFVELEWGQDAYQLMWQLKRLLDPTGILNPGVVLTDDPQLHLKNLKPLPAADEIVDKCIECGFCEPVCPSKGLTLSPRQRIVMWRDIQAKRRAGIDTTELERDYQYQGIDTCAATGLCAQRCPVNINTGELIKKLRGEEAHHAGTATWLARHFSTAMKGAKFMLHAANGARMLLGAPRLARLSASISQASKGRVPQWTPSMPQPVHLAAPPRTLDDSRPRVVYLTACVSRAMGPAAADEEQVPLIDKTRQLLEKAGYQVIFPDNADNLCCGQPFASKGYKSQADAKRDELLAELLRASSGGLDPIYCDTSPCTLRLVQDLADDRLKIYDPVKFIRTHLVDRLDFQPQDKSVAIHVTCSTQHLGESQALIDLVKRCTREVVIPEGIHCCGFAGDKGFTTPELNAHSLRTLKDAVQYCEEGVSTSRTCEIGLSAHGGIDYRGVVYLVDRVTRARPTDTQP; encoded by the coding sequence ATGAGCCTCCCCGCCGCCTTCCTCGACACGGTAGAACACCTGATTCCGCGCGAGCGCCGCTTCGACGACCCGCTCTCGACCCTGGCCTTCGGCACCGACGCCAGCTTCTACCGGCTGATCCCCAAACTGGTGATCCGCGTCGAGAGCGAAGACGAAGTCGCCACGCTGCTCAAGTCCGCCCACGCCCACCAGGTTGCGGTGACCTTCCGCGCGGCCGGCACCAGCCTCTCCGGCCAGGCCGTGAGCGACTCGGTACTGCTGGTGCTGGGCGACAACTGGAACGGCCGCGACATTCGCGAAGGCGGTACGCAGATCCGTCTGCAGCCCGGCGTCATCGGCGCCCAGGCCAACGCCTGGCTCGCCCCCTTCGGCCGCAAGATCGGCCCGGACCCAGCCTCGATCAACGCCTGCAAGATCGGCGGCATCGTCGCCAACAATGCCAGCGGCATGTGCTGCGGCACCGCGCAGAACAGCTATCACACCCTGGCCGGCCTGCGCCTGCTGCTGGCCGATGGCACCTTGCTGGACAGCGAGTTGCCCGAGAGCATCGCCGCCTTCCGCGAAAGCCACGGCGCCTTGCTCGACCAGCTTGCCGAGCTCGGCCGGCAGACCCGCGCCAACACCGAGTTGGCCGCAAAAATCCGCCACAAGTATCGGCTGAAGAACACCACCGGGCTGTCATTGAATGCGCTCGTTGATTACGACGAGCCGCTGGATATCCTCACCCACCTGATGGTCGGTTCCGAGGGCACCCTGGGCTTTATCAGCGCGGTGACCTACGACACCGTGCCGGACCATCCGCACAAGGCCAGCGCGCTGATCGTCTTCCCCGACGTGGAAACCTGCTGCAAGGCCGTGACCGTGCTCAAGCAGCAGCCGGTCTCCGCCGTGGAACTGCTGGACCGCCGCAGCCTGCGCTCGGTGGAGAACATGCAGGGCATGCCGGTATGGGTGAAGAGTCTCTCCGAAGGCGCCTGCGCGCTGCTCATTGAATCCCGCGCGGCGACCCAATCGCTGCTGCACGAACAGCTCGCCCAGATCAGCGCGTCCATCGCCGATTACCCGGTGGAGAAGCAGGTCGACTTCAGCGAAGACCCGGTGGTCTACAACCAGCTCTGGCGCATTCGCAAGGACACCTTCCCGGCCGTCGGCGCGGTGCGCGAGACCGGCACCACGGTGATCATCGAGGACGTCACCTTCCCCGTCGAACAACTGGCCGAGGGCGTGAACCGCCTGATCGCGCTGTTCGACAAGCACGGCTATGACGAAGCCATCCTGTTCGGCCATGCGCTGGAAGGGAACCTGCACTTCGTCTTCACCCAGGGCTTTGAGACGCCTGCGCAGATCGCCCGCTACTCGGCCTTCATGGACGACGTCGCGCACCTGGTCGCCGTGGAGTACGGCGGCTCGCTCAAGGCCGAGCACGGCACCGGGCGCAACATGGCGCCCTTCGTCGAGCTGGAGTGGGGTCAGGACGCCTACCAGCTGATGTGGCAGCTGAAGCGCCTGCTCGATCCCACCGGCATTCTCAATCCCGGCGTGGTGCTGACCGACGACCCGCAACTGCACCTGAAGAACCTCAAGCCGCTGCCGGCCGCCGACGAGATCGTCGACAAGTGCATCGAATGCGGCTTCTGCGAGCCAGTGTGCCCGTCCAAGGGGCTGACCCTGAGCCCGCGCCAGCGCATCGTCATGTGGCGCGACATCCAGGCCAAGCGCCGCGCCGGCATCGACACCACCGAGCTGGAACGCGACTACCAATACCAGGGCATCGACACCTGCGCCGCCACCGGCCTGTGCGCCCAGCGCTGCCCGGTGAACATCAACACCGGCGAGCTGATCAAAAAGCTGCGCGGCGAAGAAGCCCACCACGCCGGCACCGCCACCTGGCTGGCACGCCACTTCTCAACCGCCATGAAGGGCGCGAAGTTCATGCTGCATGCGGCCAACGGTGCGCGCATGCTGCTCGGTGCGCCTCGCCTCGCCAGACTCAGCGCCTCCATCAGCCAAGCCAGCAAGGGTCGTGTGCCGCAGTGGACGCCGTCCATGCCGCAACCGGTGCACCTCGCAGCACCGCCGCGCACACTCGATGACAGCCGCCCGCGCGTGGTCTACCTGACCGCCTGTGTGTCCCGCGCCATGGGCCCGGCAGCGGCGGACGAAGAGCAGGTGCCGCTGATCGACAAGACCCGGCAACTGCTGGAGAAAGCCGGCTACCAAGTGATTTTCCCGGACAACGCCGACAACCTCTGCTGCGGCCAGCCGTTCGCCTCCAAGGGCTACAAGAGCCAGGCCGACGCCAAGCGCGACGAACTGCTCGCCGAACTGCTGCGCGCCAGTAGTGGCGGGCTCGATCCAATCTACTGCGACACCAGCCCCTGCACCCTGCGCCTGGTACAGGACCTGGCGGACGACCGGTTGAAGATCTACGACCCGGTGAAGTTCATCCGCACTCATCTGGTCGACCGCCTGGACTTCCAGCCGCAGGACAAGTCGGTGGCCATCCACGTCACCTGTAGCACCCAGCACCTGGGCGAAAGCCAGGCGCTGATCGATCTGGTCAAGCGCTGCACCCGCGAAGTAGTGATCCCCGAAGGCATCCACTGCTGCGGCTTCGCCGGCGACAAGGGCTTCACCACGCCGGAACTCAACGCCCACTCACTGCGTACGCTCAAGGATGCGGTGCAATACTGCGAGGAAGGCGTCTCCACCAGCCGTACCTGCGAGATAGGCCTGTCCGCCCATGGCGGCATCGACTATCGCGGCGTGGTCTATCTGGTCGACCGCGTGACCCGAGCTCGCCCAACGGATACCCAACCGTAG